In a genomic window of Equus przewalskii isolate Varuska chromosome 4, EquPr2, whole genome shotgun sequence:
- the CCDC136 gene encoding coiled-coil domain-containing protein 136 isoform X1, with protein MEAGAGASAGAAGWSCPGSGPTVTTLGSYEVSEGCERKKGQRWGSLERRGMQAMEGEVLLPALYEEEEEEEEEEEEVEEEEDQVQKGGSVGSLSVGKHRGLSLTETELEELRAQVLQLVAELEETRELAGQHEDDSLELQGLLEDERLASAQQAEVFTKQIQQLQGELRSLREEISLLEREKESELKEIEQELHLAQAEIHNLRQAAEDSATEHESDIASLQEDLCRMQNELDDMDRIRGEYEMEIASLRAEMEMKSSDPSNSLSLSDFSEMQEELHQLRERYRFLNDEYRALQESNSSLTGQLADLEMERTRRATERWLESQTLKSMMSSESQTSEMDFLEPDPQTQLLRQQLLGAEEQMHGMQNKCKELCCELQELQHHRRVSEEEQRRLQRELKCAQNEVLRFQTSHVTQNEELKTRLCTLQQKYDASQDEQNELLKVQLQLQTELRQLKVMKSTVIESQSEKELLCRLQKLQLQYQNITCEKEKLQEVQQQLREDLQYYEAEVQRLKDMVASFQESCEKNTEMHTQLQEMKQLYQTSKHELEQQKHMYDQLEQDFLLCQQELKQLKTTQPIPEDKAKCANKCDTVLSRLTELQEKYKASQKEMGQLQMQQCELLENQRRMQEEQGQLQEELHRLTFPLPKSGLFHKSQELLTKLQDLCELQLLYQGMQEEQKKLIQNQESVLKEQLELHQELQLFKDSRFREVLENPEGSKSPKSSKCGHNKSKMIIDQMQALQVLYEASQTEQELLQQEQGRLLEERKRLQADLQLCLEEMQLLQVQSPSIKMSLESYKKSYGSMAPSSENCHKSYGSTIDDSESYHKSYGSTQASDESLLKSYDSSTSTSETCEKSYRTSSSSIDDKRSYGSTSSSDTCHKSYVSSNTDDEPAEPEDVEHFETVVAKVLIRLQGVQAMYQLSQEEHDLLQERMKKLLDKQRELKEELEACEKEFKECMECLEKPVASQNDKNEIKELQSKLRELQLQYQASMDEQGRLLAVQEQLEGQLQCCQEELRQLKEKRSAVTKETKGKNGNKNMNKNANGVKNKKVTKLCSDSPEDSFESRKSLEVVLYYKASHKDLDELAKEEKKEEMEDQKKEEIKGEMKEESWEELVSEQPDPTEIESTEDQEERDEEFQDQKGKEEDNEDEEDDDSGPEASEENNPLSLSESKKAWWSYRLCSGAGGLRRRPNAEHVWDVEAYGVLGYCSCGSVCVTQHATAGDRGLPHGVMADQGQLRGQIPSAHNPQLWAGHTVPEPRPTHTSCVSPSP; from the exons ATGGAGGCGGGCGCCGGGGCCAGCGCGGGCGCTGCGGGCTGGAGCTGCCCCGGCTCAG GACCCACGGTGACCACTTTAGGCTCCTATGAGGTGTCTGAGGGTTGTGAGAGGAAGAAAGGCCAACGCTGGGGGTCCCTGGAACGGCGGGGGATGCAAGCTATGGAGG GGGAAGTGTTACTCCCAGCTCTctatgaggaggaagaggaggaggaagaggaggaagaagaggtggaagaagaggaagatcaaGTGCAGAAAGGTGGCAGCGTGGGCTCCCTGTCGGTTGGCAAGCACCGGGGCTTGAGCCTCACGGAAACggagctggaggagctgaggGCTCAGGTGCTGcagctggtggcagagctggaggagacCCGGGAACTGGCAGGGCAGCATGAAGACGACTCTCTGGAGCTGCAGG GGCTCCTGGAGGATGAACGGCTGGCCAGCGCCCAGCAGGCAGAGGTGTTCACCAAGCAGATCCAGCAGCTCCAAG GTGAGCTGCGGTCTCTACGGGAGGAGATTTCCCTATTAGAGCGTGAGAAGGAAAGTGAACTTAAGGAAATAGAACAGGAGTTGCATTTGGCCCAGGCTGAGATCCACAATCTGCGACAAGCAGCAGAGGATTCTGCAACTGAACATGAGAGCGACATAGCATCCCTGCAGGAGGATCTCTGCCGGATGCAGAATGAACTCGATGACATGGACCGCATTCGGGGAGAGTATGAGATGGAGATCGCCTCCCTCCGtgcagaaatggaaatgaagagcTCTGACCCATCCAATAGTTTAAGTCTCTCAGATTTCTCTGAGATGCAAG AAGAACTGCACCAACTGCGGGAACGCTACCGCTTCCTGAACGACGAGTACCGGGCTCTGCAGGAGAGCAACAGCAGCCTCACAGGGCAGCTTGCAGACCTGGAGATGGAGAG GACACGAAGAGCAACAGAAAGGTGGCTGGAGTCCCAAACACTAAAGAGTATGATGTCGTCAGAGTCTCAGACGTCAGAAATGGATTTTCTAGAGCCTGATCCTCAAACCCAGTTGTTGCGACAGCAGCTTCTGGGAGCTGAAGAGCAGATGCATGGCATGCAGAACAAG TGTAAGGAATTGTGTTGTGAGTTGCAAGAGTTACAGCATCATCGCCGGGTCagtgaggaggagcagagacGGCTGCAGAGGGAGCTGAAGTGTGCACAGAATGAGGTGCTTCGGTTTCAGACTTCCCACGTCACCCAG AATGAGGAGCTGAAGACCAGACTCTGTACCCTGCAGCAAAAGTATGATGCTAGCCAGGATGAGCAGAATGAGCTCTTGAAGGTGCAACTACAACTTCAGACTGAGCTCCGGCAGCTCAAAGTCATGAAATCCACAGTCATAGAAAGCCAAAGTGAGAAG GAGTTACTGTGCCGGCTGCAGAAGCTGCAGCTACAGTACCAGAACATCACATGTGAGAAGGAGAAGCTGCAGGAAGTGCAGCAACAGCTGCGGGAGGACCTGCAGTACTATGAGGCAGAAGTGCAGCGCCTCAAGGACATGGTGGCCTCCTTCCAAGAGAGCTGTGAGAAG AACACAGAGATGCACACCCAGCTTCAGGAGATGAAGCAGCTGTACCAGACCAGCAAGCATGAGCTGGAGCAGCAGAAGCACATGTATGATCAGCTGGAGCAGGACTTCCTGCTCTGCCAGCAGGAGCTGAAGCAGCTCAAGACCACCCAGCCCATCCCAGAGGACAAGGCAAAATGTGCCAATAAG TGTGATACAGTGCTGTCCAGACTGACAGAATTGCAGGAAAAGTACAAGGCCAGCCAGAAGGAGATGGGGCAACTGCAAATGCAGCAGTGTGAGCTCCTGGAGAATCAGAGGAGgatgcaggaggagcagggccagCTGCAAGAAGAGCTGCACAGGCTCACGTTCCCGCTCCCCAAATCTGGTCTCTTCCATAAG AGTCAGGAGCTGCTTACAAAATTACAAGACTTGTGTGAACTACAGCTGCTCTACCAAGGCATGCAGGAGGAGCAGAAAAAACTGATACAGAATCAAGAAAGTGTATTAAAAGAACAATTAGAGCTGCACCAAGAGCTGCAACTTTTCAAAGATTCTCGTTTCCGGGAAGTGTTGGAGAATCCTGAGGGTTCCAAATCACCTAAGTCCTCAAAATGTGGTCATAACAAG TCCAAGATGATCATCGACCAGATGCAGGCTCTGCAGGTGCTGTATGAGGCCAGTCAGACTGAGCAGGAGCTACTGCAGCAGGAGCAGGGGAGGCTCCTAGAGGAACGGAAGAGGCTGCAGGCCGACTTGCAGCTCTGCCTGGAAGAAATGCAGCTGCTCCAAGTCCAGTCCCCCTCTATAAAAATGAGCCTTGAGTCCTACAAGAAGAGTTATGGTAGCATGGCCCCCAGCAGTGAGAATTGTCACAAGAGTTATGGTAGCACCATTGATGACAGCGAGAGTTATCACAAGAGTTACGGTAGCACCCAGGCCAGCGATGAGAGCCTTCTCAAGAGCTATGACAGTAGCACCAGTACCAGTGAGACCTGTGAGAAGAGTTACcgcaccagcagcagcagcatcgaCGATAAGAGGAGTTATGGCAGCACCAGTAGCTCTGACACCTGTCACAAGAGTTATGTCAGCAGCAACACTGACGATGAGCCTGCTGAGCCTGAAGATGTAGAG CACTTTGAGACTGTCGTTGCTAAGGTGCTGATCAGGCTGCAGGGCGTGCAGGCCATGTACCAGCTCAGCCAGGAGGAGCACGACCTGCTGCAAGAGCGGATGAAAAAGCTGCTGGACAAGCAGAGAGAGCTGAAGGAAGAGCTGGAGGCCTGTGAAAAAGAATTCAAGGAGTGCATGGAATGTCTGGAGAAGCCTGTTGCCTCCCAAAATGACAAGAATGAG ATCAAAGAACTGCAGAGCAAGCTGCGGGAGCTGCAGCTGCAGTACCAGGCTAGCATGGACGAGCAGGGGCGGCTCCTGGCGGTGCAGGAGCAGTTGGAGGGGCAGCTGCAGTGCTGCCAGGAAGAGCTTCGCCAGCTCAAAGAGAAGAGGTCCGCTGTTACCAAAGAAACCAAGGGGAAGAATGGCAATAAGAACATGAACAAGAATGCCAATGGGGTTAAGAATAAAAAGGTGACCAAGCTATGTTCGGACAGTCCTGAGGACAGCTTTGAGAGCAGAAAG AGTCTGGAGGTGGTGCTCTATTACAAGGCCAGCCACAAAGATTTAGATGAACtagcaaaagaggaaaagaaagaggaaatggaggaccaaaaaaaggaggaaatcaaaGGGGAGATGAAGGAGGAGTCCTGGGAAGAACTAGTTTCTGAGCAACCAGATCCTACAGAGATTGAGTCCACAGAAGatcaggaggagagagatgaagagttCCAAGACCAGAAGGGCAAGGAAGAAGACAATGAAGATGAGGAAGACGATGACTCTGGCCCTGAAGCTTCAGAGGAAAACAACCCCCTCAGTCTTTCTGAGAGCAAAAAG GCCTGGTGGTCATATCGGCTTTGCTCTGGTGCTGGTGGGCTGAGACGTCGTCCTAACGCAG AACATGTTTGGGATGTGGAAGCCTATGGTGTTCTTGGCTATTGCAGCTGTGGCTCTGTATGTGTTACCCAACATGCGACCGCAGGAGACAGAGGTCTGCCTCACGGAGTGATGGCAGACCAGGGCCAGCTGAGGGGGCAGATCCCCAGTGCCCACAACCCTCAACTTTGGGCAGGACACACTGTGCCAGAGCCCCGCCCCACCCATACGTCCTGTGTGTCCCCATCTCCTTAG
- the CCDC136 gene encoding coiled-coil domain-containing protein 136 isoform X18, whose product MEAGAGASAGAAGWSCPGSGPTVTTLGSYEVSEGCERKKGQRWGSLERRGMQAMEGEVLLPALYEEEEEEEEEEEEVEEEEDQVQKGGSVGSLSVGKHRGLSLTETELEELRAQVLQLVAELEETRELAGQHEDDSLELQGLLEDERLASAQQAEVFTKQIQQLQGELRSLREEISLLEREKESELKEIEQELHLAQAEIHNLRQAAEDSATEHESDIASLQEDLCRMQNELDDMDRIRGEYEMEIASLRAEMEMKSSDPSNSLSLSDFSEMQEELHQLRERYRFLNDEYRALQESNSSLTGQLADLEMERTRRATERWLESQTLKSMMSSESQTSEMDFLEPDPQTQLLRQQLLGAEEQMHGMQNKCKELCCELQELQHHRRVSEEEQRRLQRELKCAQNEVLRFQTSHVTQPSPAPNPPIFSLPLVGLVVISALLWCWWAETSS is encoded by the exons ATGGAGGCGGGCGCCGGGGCCAGCGCGGGCGCTGCGGGCTGGAGCTGCCCCGGCTCAG GACCCACGGTGACCACTTTAGGCTCCTATGAGGTGTCTGAGGGTTGTGAGAGGAAGAAAGGCCAACGCTGGGGGTCCCTGGAACGGCGGGGGATGCAAGCTATGGAGG GGGAAGTGTTACTCCCAGCTCTctatgaggaggaagaggaggaggaagaggaggaagaagaggtggaagaagaggaagatcaaGTGCAGAAAGGTGGCAGCGTGGGCTCCCTGTCGGTTGGCAAGCACCGGGGCTTGAGCCTCACGGAAACggagctggaggagctgaggGCTCAGGTGCTGcagctggtggcagagctggaggagacCCGGGAACTGGCAGGGCAGCATGAAGACGACTCTCTGGAGCTGCAGG GGCTCCTGGAGGATGAACGGCTGGCCAGCGCCCAGCAGGCAGAGGTGTTCACCAAGCAGATCCAGCAGCTCCAAG GTGAGCTGCGGTCTCTACGGGAGGAGATTTCCCTATTAGAGCGTGAGAAGGAAAGTGAACTTAAGGAAATAGAACAGGAGTTGCATTTGGCCCAGGCTGAGATCCACAATCTGCGACAAGCAGCAGAGGATTCTGCAACTGAACATGAGAGCGACATAGCATCCCTGCAGGAGGATCTCTGCCGGATGCAGAATGAACTCGATGACATGGACCGCATTCGGGGAGAGTATGAGATGGAGATCGCCTCCCTCCGtgcagaaatggaaatgaagagcTCTGACCCATCCAATAGTTTAAGTCTCTCAGATTTCTCTGAGATGCAAG AAGAACTGCACCAACTGCGGGAACGCTACCGCTTCCTGAACGACGAGTACCGGGCTCTGCAGGAGAGCAACAGCAGCCTCACAGGGCAGCTTGCAGACCTGGAGATGGAGAG GACACGAAGAGCAACAGAAAGGTGGCTGGAGTCCCAAACACTAAAGAGTATGATGTCGTCAGAGTCTCAGACGTCAGAAATGGATTTTCTAGAGCCTGATCCTCAAACCCAGTTGTTGCGACAGCAGCTTCTGGGAGCTGAAGAGCAGATGCATGGCATGCAGAACAAG TGTAAGGAATTGTGTTGTGAGTTGCAAGAGTTACAGCATCATCGCCGGGTCagtgaggaggagcagagacGGCTGCAGAGGGAGCTGAAGTGTGCACAGAATGAGGTGCTTCGGTTTCAGACTTCCCACGTCACCCAG ccatcccctgcccccaacccccccaTCTTCTCCTTGCCTCTCGTAGGCCTGGTGGTCATATCGGCTTTGCTCTGGTGCTGGTGGGCTGAGACGTCGTCCTAA
- the CCDC136 gene encoding coiled-coil domain-containing protein 136 isoform X5 encodes MEAGAGASAGAAGWSCPGSGPTVTTLGSYEVSEGCERKKGQRWGSLERRGMQAMEGEVLLPALYEEEEEEEEEEEEVEEEEDQVQKGGSVGSLSVGKHRGLSLTETELEELRAQVLQLVAELEETRELAGQHEDDSLELQGLLEDERLASAQQAEVFTKQIQQLQGELRSLREEISLLEREKESELKEIEQELHLAQAEIHNLRQAAEDSATEHESDIASLQEDLCRMQNELDDMDRIRGEYEMEIASLRAEMEMKSSDPSNSLSLSDFSEMQEELHQLRERYRFLNDEYRALQESNSSLTGQLADLEMERTRRATERWLESQTLKSMMSSESQTSEMDFLEPDPQTQLLRQQLLGAEEQMHGMQNKCKELCCELQELQHHRRVSEEEQRRLQRELKCAQNEVLRFQTSHVTQNEELKTRLCTLQQKYDASQDEQNELLKVQLQLQTELRQLKVMKSTVIESQSEKELLCRLQKLQLQYQNITCEKEKLQEVQQQLREDLQYYEAEVQRLKDMVASFQESCEKNTEMHTQLQEMKQLYQTSKHELEQQKHMYDQLEQDFLLCQQELKQLKTTQPIPEDKAKCANKCDTVLSRLTELQEKYKASQKEMGQLQMQQCELLENQRRMQEEQGQLQEELHRLTFPLPKSGLFHKSQELLTKLQDLCELQLLYQGMQEEQKKLIQNQESVLKEQLELHQELQLFKDSRFREVLENPEGSKSPKSSKCGHNKSKMIIDQMQALQVLYEASQTEQELLQQEQGRLLEERKRLQADLQLCLEEMQLLQVQSPSIKMSLESYKKSYGSMAPSSENCHKSYGSTIDDSESYHKSYGSTQASDESLLKSYDSSTSTSETCEKSYRTSSSSIDDKRSYGSTSSSDTCHKSYVSSNTDDEPAEPEDVEHFETVVAKVLIRLQGVQAMYQLSQEEHDLLQERMKKLLDKQRELKEELEACEKEFKECMECLEKPVASQNDKNEIKELQSKLRELQLQYQASMDEQGRLLAVQEQLEGQLQCCQEELRQLKEKRSAVTKETKGKNGNKNMNKNANGVKNKKVTKLCSDSPEDSFESRKSLEVVLYYKASHKDLDELAKEEKKEEMEDQKKEEIKGEMKEESWEELVSEQPDPTEIESTEDQEERDEEFQDQKGKEEDNEDEEDDDSGPEASEENNPLSLSESKKPSPAPNPPIFSLPLVGLVVISALLWCWWAETSS; translated from the exons ATGGAGGCGGGCGCCGGGGCCAGCGCGGGCGCTGCGGGCTGGAGCTGCCCCGGCTCAG GACCCACGGTGACCACTTTAGGCTCCTATGAGGTGTCTGAGGGTTGTGAGAGGAAGAAAGGCCAACGCTGGGGGTCCCTGGAACGGCGGGGGATGCAAGCTATGGAGG GGGAAGTGTTACTCCCAGCTCTctatgaggaggaagaggaggaggaagaggaggaagaagaggtggaagaagaggaagatcaaGTGCAGAAAGGTGGCAGCGTGGGCTCCCTGTCGGTTGGCAAGCACCGGGGCTTGAGCCTCACGGAAACggagctggaggagctgaggGCTCAGGTGCTGcagctggtggcagagctggaggagacCCGGGAACTGGCAGGGCAGCATGAAGACGACTCTCTGGAGCTGCAGG GGCTCCTGGAGGATGAACGGCTGGCCAGCGCCCAGCAGGCAGAGGTGTTCACCAAGCAGATCCAGCAGCTCCAAG GTGAGCTGCGGTCTCTACGGGAGGAGATTTCCCTATTAGAGCGTGAGAAGGAAAGTGAACTTAAGGAAATAGAACAGGAGTTGCATTTGGCCCAGGCTGAGATCCACAATCTGCGACAAGCAGCAGAGGATTCTGCAACTGAACATGAGAGCGACATAGCATCCCTGCAGGAGGATCTCTGCCGGATGCAGAATGAACTCGATGACATGGACCGCATTCGGGGAGAGTATGAGATGGAGATCGCCTCCCTCCGtgcagaaatggaaatgaagagcTCTGACCCATCCAATAGTTTAAGTCTCTCAGATTTCTCTGAGATGCAAG AAGAACTGCACCAACTGCGGGAACGCTACCGCTTCCTGAACGACGAGTACCGGGCTCTGCAGGAGAGCAACAGCAGCCTCACAGGGCAGCTTGCAGACCTGGAGATGGAGAG GACACGAAGAGCAACAGAAAGGTGGCTGGAGTCCCAAACACTAAAGAGTATGATGTCGTCAGAGTCTCAGACGTCAGAAATGGATTTTCTAGAGCCTGATCCTCAAACCCAGTTGTTGCGACAGCAGCTTCTGGGAGCTGAAGAGCAGATGCATGGCATGCAGAACAAG TGTAAGGAATTGTGTTGTGAGTTGCAAGAGTTACAGCATCATCGCCGGGTCagtgaggaggagcagagacGGCTGCAGAGGGAGCTGAAGTGTGCACAGAATGAGGTGCTTCGGTTTCAGACTTCCCACGTCACCCAG AATGAGGAGCTGAAGACCAGACTCTGTACCCTGCAGCAAAAGTATGATGCTAGCCAGGATGAGCAGAATGAGCTCTTGAAGGTGCAACTACAACTTCAGACTGAGCTCCGGCAGCTCAAAGTCATGAAATCCACAGTCATAGAAAGCCAAAGTGAGAAG GAGTTACTGTGCCGGCTGCAGAAGCTGCAGCTACAGTACCAGAACATCACATGTGAGAAGGAGAAGCTGCAGGAAGTGCAGCAACAGCTGCGGGAGGACCTGCAGTACTATGAGGCAGAAGTGCAGCGCCTCAAGGACATGGTGGCCTCCTTCCAAGAGAGCTGTGAGAAG AACACAGAGATGCACACCCAGCTTCAGGAGATGAAGCAGCTGTACCAGACCAGCAAGCATGAGCTGGAGCAGCAGAAGCACATGTATGATCAGCTGGAGCAGGACTTCCTGCTCTGCCAGCAGGAGCTGAAGCAGCTCAAGACCACCCAGCCCATCCCAGAGGACAAGGCAAAATGTGCCAATAAG TGTGATACAGTGCTGTCCAGACTGACAGAATTGCAGGAAAAGTACAAGGCCAGCCAGAAGGAGATGGGGCAACTGCAAATGCAGCAGTGTGAGCTCCTGGAGAATCAGAGGAGgatgcaggaggagcagggccagCTGCAAGAAGAGCTGCACAGGCTCACGTTCCCGCTCCCCAAATCTGGTCTCTTCCATAAG AGTCAGGAGCTGCTTACAAAATTACAAGACTTGTGTGAACTACAGCTGCTCTACCAAGGCATGCAGGAGGAGCAGAAAAAACTGATACAGAATCAAGAAAGTGTATTAAAAGAACAATTAGAGCTGCACCAAGAGCTGCAACTTTTCAAAGATTCTCGTTTCCGGGAAGTGTTGGAGAATCCTGAGGGTTCCAAATCACCTAAGTCCTCAAAATGTGGTCATAACAAG TCCAAGATGATCATCGACCAGATGCAGGCTCTGCAGGTGCTGTATGAGGCCAGTCAGACTGAGCAGGAGCTACTGCAGCAGGAGCAGGGGAGGCTCCTAGAGGAACGGAAGAGGCTGCAGGCCGACTTGCAGCTCTGCCTGGAAGAAATGCAGCTGCTCCAAGTCCAGTCCCCCTCTATAAAAATGAGCCTTGAGTCCTACAAGAAGAGTTATGGTAGCATGGCCCCCAGCAGTGAGAATTGTCACAAGAGTTATGGTAGCACCATTGATGACAGCGAGAGTTATCACAAGAGTTACGGTAGCACCCAGGCCAGCGATGAGAGCCTTCTCAAGAGCTATGACAGTAGCACCAGTACCAGTGAGACCTGTGAGAAGAGTTACcgcaccagcagcagcagcatcgaCGATAAGAGGAGTTATGGCAGCACCAGTAGCTCTGACACCTGTCACAAGAGTTATGTCAGCAGCAACACTGACGATGAGCCTGCTGAGCCTGAAGATGTAGAG CACTTTGAGACTGTCGTTGCTAAGGTGCTGATCAGGCTGCAGGGCGTGCAGGCCATGTACCAGCTCAGCCAGGAGGAGCACGACCTGCTGCAAGAGCGGATGAAAAAGCTGCTGGACAAGCAGAGAGAGCTGAAGGAAGAGCTGGAGGCCTGTGAAAAAGAATTCAAGGAGTGCATGGAATGTCTGGAGAAGCCTGTTGCCTCCCAAAATGACAAGAATGAG ATCAAAGAACTGCAGAGCAAGCTGCGGGAGCTGCAGCTGCAGTACCAGGCTAGCATGGACGAGCAGGGGCGGCTCCTGGCGGTGCAGGAGCAGTTGGAGGGGCAGCTGCAGTGCTGCCAGGAAGAGCTTCGCCAGCTCAAAGAGAAGAGGTCCGCTGTTACCAAAGAAACCAAGGGGAAGAATGGCAATAAGAACATGAACAAGAATGCCAATGGGGTTAAGAATAAAAAGGTGACCAAGCTATGTTCGGACAGTCCTGAGGACAGCTTTGAGAGCAGAAAG AGTCTGGAGGTGGTGCTCTATTACAAGGCCAGCCACAAAGATTTAGATGAACtagcaaaagaggaaaagaaagaggaaatggaggaccaaaaaaaggaggaaatcaaaGGGGAGATGAAGGAGGAGTCCTGGGAAGAACTAGTTTCTGAGCAACCAGATCCTACAGAGATTGAGTCCACAGAAGatcaggaggagagagatgaagagttCCAAGACCAGAAGGGCAAGGAAGAAGACAATGAAGATGAGGAAGACGATGACTCTGGCCCTGAAGCTTCAGAGGAAAACAACCCCCTCAGTCTTTCTGAGAGCAAAAAG ccatcccctgcccccaacccccccaTCTTCTCCTTGCCTCTCGTAGGCCTGGTGGTCATATCGGCTTTGCTCTGGTGCTGGTGGGCTGAGACGTCGTCCTAA